One segment of Corynebacterium atrinae DNA contains the following:
- the murA gene encoding UDP-N-acetylglucosamine 1-carboxyvinyltransferase, producing MKERFLVSGGARLQGAVKVSGAKNSVLKLMAAALLAEGTSTLTNCPEILDVPLMKDVLEGLGCTVSIDADVVHITTPAHLTPDADFDAVRQFRASVCVLGPLTARCGRAVVALPGGDAIGSRPLDMHQSGLEKLGATTRISHGAVVAEVDQLRGAHIALDFPSVGATENILTAAVLAEGRTVLDNAAREPEIVDLCEMLNSMGASVEGAGTSTITIDGVDKLHPTEHAVVGDRIVAGTWAYAAAMTQGDITVGGIAPRHLHLALSKLKVAGAEVETFENGFRVRMNRRPDAVDYQTLPFPGFPTDLQPMAIGISSIANGMSVITENVFESRFRFVDEMARLGANATVDGHHVVLHGIDQLSSTEVWSSDIRAGAGLVLAALVADGVTTVHDVFHIDRGYPKFVEQLQQLGANIERAF from the coding sequence GTGAAGGAACGATTTCTAGTCAGCGGAGGCGCCCGCCTGCAGGGCGCTGTAAAAGTCAGCGGCGCGAAGAATAGCGTGCTCAAACTCATGGCGGCGGCACTGCTCGCCGAGGGCACCTCAACGTTGACAAATTGTCCAGAAATTCTCGACGTCCCGCTGATGAAGGATGTCCTTGAAGGTCTCGGTTGCACGGTGTCCATCGATGCGGACGTCGTCCACATCACCACTCCCGCGCACTTGACTCCCGACGCCGACTTTGATGCGGTCCGCCAGTTCCGCGCCTCTGTCTGTGTCCTCGGCCCCCTCACCGCCCGCTGCGGTCGCGCCGTCGTTGCCCTGCCAGGTGGTGACGCCATCGGCTCCCGCCCCCTCGACATGCACCAATCCGGGTTGGAAAAGCTGGGCGCGACCACGCGCATCTCCCACGGTGCTGTCGTAGCGGAAGTGGACCAGCTACGCGGGGCGCACATCGCCCTGGACTTCCCCTCGGTGGGTGCTACCGAAAACATCTTGACCGCTGCCGTCCTGGCGGAGGGACGAACGGTGCTGGATAACGCGGCCCGCGAACCCGAAATCGTCGACCTCTGCGAGATGCTCAACTCCATGGGTGCCTCCGTCGAAGGCGCGGGCACCTCGACCATCACCATCGACGGCGTGGATAAGTTGCATCCCACCGAACATGCCGTGGTCGGCGACCGGATCGTCGCTGGAACCTGGGCGTATGCAGCAGCGATGACTCAGGGTGACATCACCGTCGGAGGCATTGCTCCCCGTCACCTGCACCTGGCGTTGTCCAAACTCAAGGTGGCCGGTGCCGAAGTAGAGACCTTCGAAAACGGATTCCGCGTCCGCATGAACCGTCGGCCCGACGCCGTCGACTATCAAACTCTCCCGTTCCCGGGATTTCCCACTGACCTGCAGCCCATGGCTATCGGTATCTCCTCGATTGCCAACGGCATGAGTGTGATCACCGAGAACGTTTTCGAATCCCGTTTCCGCTTCGTCGATGAGATGGCGCGACTGGGGGCCAACGCCACTGTCGATGGCCACCACGTTGTCCTCCACGGAATTGATCAGCTCTCGTCCACCGAGGTCTGGAGTTCCGACATCCGGGCGGGAGCCGGGCTCGTCCTGGCCGCCTTGGTCGCCGACGGCGTTACCACCGTCCACGACGTCTTCCATATCGATCGCGGATACCCGAAGTTTGTCGAGCAGCTACAGCAACTTGGTGCCAATATTGAGCGGGCTTTCTAA
- the ramA gene encoding acetate metabolism transcriptional regulator RamA, whose translation MDAQRLKDDDEAVRAALTSLKTATGIPVTMYASLLPDNRLQITHWVGLRTPALQNLIIDSGTGVGGRVVSTRRPVGVSDYTRANIISHENDRAIQDEGLHSIVAVPVIVKREIRGVLYVGVHSPVRLGDKVIEEVTMTARTLEQELAVNSALRRFEGGKVGSSKAGRVMNGAEWEQVRSTHSKLRMLANRVEDDLLRRELEQLCDQMVSPVRVKQSTKLSARELDVLSCVALGHTNVEAAEEMGIGAETVKSYLRSVMRKLGAHTRYEAVNAARRIGALP comes from the coding sequence ATGGATGCACAGCGACTCAAAGATGACGACGAAGCGGTCCGCGCAGCGCTCACGTCTCTGAAAACAGCCACCGGGATTCCGGTGACCATGTACGCCTCGCTGTTGCCGGATAACCGCCTGCAGATCACCCACTGGGTGGGACTGCGTACCCCGGCCCTGCAGAATCTCATCATTGATTCCGGCACGGGCGTCGGCGGCCGTGTCGTCAGTACCCGTCGGCCCGTGGGTGTCTCCGATTACACGCGCGCCAACATCATCTCCCACGAGAATGACCGCGCCATCCAGGATGAAGGGCTGCATTCGATAGTGGCGGTGCCGGTGATCGTCAAGCGGGAAATCCGCGGCGTCCTCTACGTCGGCGTCCACTCGCCCGTCCGACTCGGCGACAAGGTTATAGAGGAGGTCACGATGACCGCCCGGACCCTCGAGCAGGAGCTGGCGGTGAACTCCGCTTTACGACGCTTCGAGGGCGGCAAGGTTGGCTCCTCCAAGGCCGGTCGCGTCATGAATGGCGCCGAATGGGAGCAGGTTCGCTCCACCCATTCCAAACTGCGGATGCTGGCCAATCGCGTCGAGGACGACTTGCTGCGCCGCGAGCTGGAGCAGCTCTGCGACCAAATGGTTAGCCCCGTCCGCGTCAAGCAATCCACCAAGCTCTCTGCCCGCGAACTAGACGTCCTCTCTTGCGTGGCCCTGGGGCACACCAACGTCGAGGCAGCCGAGGAAATGGGCATCGGTGCCGAAACCGTCAAGTCTTACCTCCGCTCCGTCATGCGCAAACTGGGCGCACACACCCGTTACGAGGCAGTCAACGCCGCCCGCCGCATTGGGGCACTGCCTTAA
- the cysK gene encoding cysteine synthase A yields the protein MMAIYNNILETIGNTPLVRLNGITEGLGATVLAKVEFFNPANSVKDRIGKAIIDAAEADGSLRPGGTIIEATSGNTGIALALVGAARGYKVILTMPETMSVERRVMLRAYGAEIVLTPGAAGMQGAVDKANEIAASEDNAILARQFANQANLQVHRDTTAEEIWADTEGNIDAFVAGVGTGGTVSGVGQVLKERKPDVTIFAVEPEASPLLTAGKAAPHKIQGLGANFIPEILDRKVIDDVITVSNEDAIATSRELAIKDGILGGISAGANVKAALEVAARPEFAGKTIVVVIPDFGERYVSTVLYEDIRD from the coding sequence ATCATGGCCATCTACAACAACATCCTCGAGACAATCGGCAACACCCCCCTCGTCCGCCTCAACGGCATCACCGAAGGCCTCGGCGCCACCGTTCTAGCCAAGGTCGAGTTTTTCAACCCCGCCAATTCCGTCAAGGACCGCATTGGTAAAGCGATTATCGACGCCGCCGAGGCCGACGGTTCCCTCCGCCCCGGCGGCACTATCATCGAGGCCACCTCCGGCAACACCGGCATCGCCCTCGCCCTCGTCGGCGCGGCCCGCGGATACAAGGTCATCCTCACCATGCCGGAGACGATGTCCGTCGAGCGCCGCGTCATGCTCCGCGCCTACGGCGCCGAGATCGTCCTCACCCCGGGTGCCGCCGGCATGCAGGGCGCCGTTGACAAGGCCAACGAGATCGCTGCAAGCGAGGACAACGCCATCCTGGCCCGCCAGTTCGCCAACCAGGCCAACCTGCAGGTCCACCGCGACACCACCGCAGAGGAGATCTGGGCCGACACTGAGGGCAATATCGATGCCTTCGTCGCTGGCGTTGGCACCGGCGGCACCGTCTCCGGCGTCGGCCAGGTGCTCAAGGAGCGCAAGCCAGACGTCACTATCTTCGCCGTCGAGCCGGAGGCTTCCCCGCTGCTCACCGCAGGCAAGGCCGCCCCCCACAAGATCCAGGGCCTGGGCGCCAACTTCATCCCAGAGATCCTGGATCGCAAGGTGATCGATGACGTCATCACCGTCTCCAACGAAGACGCCATCGCCACCTCCCGCGAACTCGCCATCAAGGACGGCATCCTCGGCGGCATCTCCGCCGGGGCCAACGTCAAGGCCGCCCTCGAAGTCGCCGCGCGCCCCGAGTTCGCCGGCAAGACCATCGTCGTGGTCATCCCCGACTTCGGCGAGCGCTACGTCTCCACCGTCCTCTACGAGGACATCCGCGACTAA
- the epsC gene encoding serine O-acetyltransferase EpsC, translated as MYSLVKRIREDLQNAREHDPAARGDLENALVYSGLHAIWAHRVAHWLWQRGLRGPARILAQLNRFFTGIEIHPGATIGRRFFIDHGMGIVIGETTEIGDGVMLYHGVTLGGQVLTQTKRHPTIEDNVTIGAGAKVLGPITIGTGSAVGANAVVTKDVPRDHVATGIPAQNRPRAKAEKIKLVDPDYFL; from the coding sequence ATGTACAGCCTTGTGAAGAGAATCCGCGAAGACTTGCAAAACGCCCGCGAACACGACCCTGCGGCTCGCGGCGACTTAGAGAATGCGCTCGTCTACTCAGGCTTGCACGCCATTTGGGCGCACCGCGTCGCACACTGGCTGTGGCAGCGAGGCCTGCGGGGCCCCGCGCGAATCCTCGCGCAGCTTAATCGCTTCTTCACCGGCATCGAGATTCACCCCGGCGCCACCATCGGACGCCGCTTCTTCATCGACCACGGCATGGGCATCGTCATCGGCGAGACCACCGAGATCGGCGACGGCGTCATGCTCTACCACGGCGTCACCCTGGGTGGACAGGTGCTGACCCAGACCAAGCGTCATCCCACCATCGAAGACAACGTCACCATCGGCGCAGGCGCCAAAGTCCTTGGCCCCATCACCATCGGCACCGGCTCCGCCGTCGGCGCCAACGCCGTAGTAACCAAGGACGTCCCGCGCGACCACGTCGCAACCGGCATCCCGGCCCAAAACCGCCCCCGGGCCAAAGCCGAGAAGATTAAGCTCGTCGACCCGGATTACTTCCTGTAA
- a CDS encoding GNAT family N-acetyltransferase — MSDTQHSIEHNEAKHRYEIKVDGREAGYAAYVPLSGGVLDFNHTVVDQAFRGRGLSAPLIKAALDDVRAAGGTVRPSCSAVQHFIAKHEDYRDLVA; from the coding sequence ATGTCTGACACGCAGCACTCAATTGAGCACAACGAAGCGAAGCATCGATACGAAATCAAGGTTGATGGCCGCGAGGCGGGCTATGCAGCCTACGTTCCCCTTTCAGGCGGCGTCCTAGATTTCAATCACACCGTCGTGGATCAGGCGTTCCGCGGTCGCGGTCTGTCTGCCCCTTTGATTAAGGCCGCGCTTGACGACGTCCGCGCGGCGGGCGGTACCGTGCGTCCGTCCTGCTCGGCAGTGCAACACTTCATCGCCAAGCATGAGGACTACCGGGATCTAGTCGCCTAA
- a CDS encoding metal-sensitive transcriptional regulator — protein sequence MSDTLNDDNVTCSCHEPNIHGYNENKAKYLARLKRIEGQARGIHRMIDEDQYCIDILTQVSAVTSALENVALALLQDHIKHCVTGAAQESGEAADLKIEEAMKAIQKLVKS from the coding sequence ATGAGCGACACCTTGAATGACGATAACGTGACGTGCTCGTGCCACGAGCCCAACATTCACGGTTACAACGAGAATAAGGCGAAGTATCTTGCCCGTCTGAAGCGCATCGAAGGCCAGGCCCGGGGCATCCACCGGATGATTGATGAGGATCAATACTGCATCGATATCCTCACTCAAGTCTCGGCGGTGACGTCAGCACTGGAAAATGTGGCTTTAGCCCTGTTGCAGGATCACATCAAGCACTGCGTGACTGGCGCGGCGCAGGAGAGTGGAGAGGCCGCGGACCTCAAGATTGAGGAGGCCATGAAGGCCATCCAGAAGCTGGTGAAGTCCTAG
- a CDS encoding cation transporter produces the protein MSTSVLTTERTHLLRRRIRIVVAITITWNVVEAVVALLAGGAASSPALIGFGLDSVVEVLSAAAVAWQFASPEPERREKAALRLIAVSFFGLAAYVTIDALLSLTGLRQPEHSTVGIVLAALSLAVMPFLSWIERRTGRELGSASAIADSKQTLICSYLSAALLVGLLLNSLFGWTWADPLAALVIAAFAIREGREAWQGDACCATPVGSLTGERHDCCAEDAPR, from the coding sequence ATGAGCACGTCAGTACTGACCACAGAGCGCACGCACCTGCTGCGGCGGCGGATCCGCATCGTTGTTGCCATCACGATCACCTGGAACGTGGTCGAGGCCGTCGTCGCCCTCCTCGCGGGTGGGGCGGCTTCCTCCCCCGCTCTCATCGGTTTCGGGCTGGATTCCGTGGTCGAAGTCCTGTCTGCCGCGGCGGTCGCTTGGCAGTTCGCCTCGCCGGAGCCGGAGAGGCGCGAGAAGGCCGCCCTGCGGTTGATCGCTGTGTCATTCTTCGGCCTCGCCGCCTACGTCACTATCGACGCCCTCCTATCCCTCACCGGCCTGCGCCAGCCCGAGCATTCCACGGTGGGGATCGTCCTAGCCGCGCTCAGCCTGGCCGTCATGCCTTTCCTCAGTTGGATCGAGCGGCGCACCGGTCGCGAGCTTGGCTCCGCTTCCGCCATTGCCGATTCCAAGCAGACCCTAATCTGCAGCTACCTCTCGGCAGCCCTCTTGGTGGGCCTGCTTTTGAACAGCCTCTTCGGCTGGACGTGGGCCGATCCCCTCGCGGCCCTCGTCATCGCTGCCTTTGCCATCCGCGAGGGCAGGGAGGCGTGGCAGGGCGACGCCTGTTGTGCCACGCCAGTCGGGTCACTCACTGGCGAGCGTCACGATTGCTGCGCTGAGGACGCACCAAGGTAA
- a CDS encoding MmcQ/YjbR family DNA-binding protein: MDDRIQRQAAARAGELPGAYLDHPFGPDWDVFKVREKVFMLQTKLHGKPLVTLKADPSVSQLLRSSHQSITPGYHMNKKHWITLHPGGDLDRQFVEDLVTESYLLVIERNLPKSRWPVDPATFGR, translated from the coding sequence GTGGACGACAGAATCCAGCGGCAAGCAGCGGCACGGGCCGGTGAACTACCCGGTGCTTACCTCGATCACCCCTTCGGACCGGACTGGGATGTCTTCAAGGTCCGAGAAAAGGTTTTTATGCTGCAGACGAAGCTCCACGGGAAGCCCCTCGTAACCCTCAAGGCTGACCCGAGTGTGAGCCAATTGCTCCGAAGCAGCCACCAGAGCATCACGCCGGGCTATCACATGAACAAGAAGCACTGGATCACGCTGCACCCCGGCGGTGATCTCGACCGGCAGTTCGTCGAAGACCTCGTCACCGAGTCTTATTTGCTCGTGATTGAACGCAACCTGCCCAAGTCGAGGTGGCCGGTCGACCCGGCCACTTTTGGCAGGTAA
- a CDS encoding DUF6891 domain-containing protein, with product MNANDRPEIILPSGRPASSIFDADTLDGMWPHLLIPRPTDSTASLQASMLELASAGVIPVPDEGPEVFGELAEALWQARLAQQSEWPAEGWPLDRIAGRLREQGIAAEWALPVNNEADAVDALAPHRAAGLRGAVVIYESQAVELALQLGDASVVTEAFVTPKRKGFFGKPQFDVREYQASCEFISTQLVNAARAEGVEASWDGDWERTVVLHNVQYMARLPQN from the coding sequence ATGAATGCCAACGACAGGCCCGAGATCATCCTCCCAAGCGGACGCCCGGCATCTTCCATCTTTGACGCTGACACCTTGGATGGCATGTGGCCGCACCTGCTCATCCCCCGCCCCACCGACTCCACTGCGTCGCTGCAGGCAAGCATGCTGGAACTGGCGTCAGCCGGGGTTATTCCAGTGCCCGATGAGGGGCCTGAAGTCTTCGGCGAACTTGCTGAGGCACTGTGGCAGGCTCGGCTCGCCCAGCAAAGCGAGTGGCCGGCTGAAGGCTGGCCCCTCGATCGCATCGCTGGCCGCCTTCGCGAACAGGGCATCGCAGCCGAGTGGGCGTTGCCCGTCAACAACGAAGCAGACGCCGTCGATGCCCTGGCACCCCATCGGGCAGCCGGGCTACGAGGTGCAGTCGTGATCTATGAGTCTCAAGCCGTTGAGCTAGCACTCCAACTGGGCGATGCAAGTGTCGTCACTGAAGCATTCGTGACACCCAAGCGCAAGGGTTTCTTCGGCAAACCGCAGTTCGACGTTCGCGAGTACCAAGCCAGCTGCGAGTTCATCTCGACACAGCTAGTCAACGCCGCCCGAGCTGAAGGAGTCGAAGCTAGCTGGGACGGGGACTGGGAACGCACTGTCGTGCTCCACAATGTGCAGTACATGGCGCGTTTGCCCCAGAACTAG
- a CDS encoding S8 family peptidase: MTERDRPHIFVSTQPASEPFTPNSTPVTSGGGGFSGSRKEHGKQLNEEFEAAWKLPIDEPETTGTYLTFASFPGLDLMFESLESRRLGSQPELVAVQREETRHGTVVNATVFIPDGQKEFFLKKLERYVETTEAVGGKPKNATLIEGIASIRRATIHELWTDSADEFPADPTRSCWWEVWLRAVDGKEHARLADYARQHHLPMSDHYLGFGDRTVVLLRATSEQLAMTFRSIDDIAELRRPHELASFLPELSAVEQSEWVSELQSRVDHARDDAPVVCILDRGVQAGHPLLEESLVAADLHAVEPSWRKDVAIHGHGTEMAGLALYGDMQAAITTQQRVQLKHRLESVKLLPDTGGNDPDVYGAVTARAVDQPEISARNRTRVFMLAITAPAAAPHPGHRVEDRPKQESGRPTAWSATLDALIFGRAIDDSVPKLSYLDRNEAPTPRLFVVSAGNIRDVRAEDDHLDRSDAESVEDPAQAWNALVVGAYAEHDAMDHAPDIFTGYVPIAARGELSPTSRTSVSFDQKRWPFKPDVVAPGGNLAVTPDGTGVDTPENLAILTTRLQRPGEGYFTTTRDTSAATAHVASIAADIRAAYPHLRPETIRALVVHSAQWTPQMRARIDAATNKGAAVNLLRRYGMGVPDLERATRSATNALTLVDEAVIHPYEREGNSSSGKAREMNLHHLPWPIDALSALGETEVRLRVTLSYFVEPNPSRRGWTGRYVYPSHGLRFAMKRPEDNLVAFRQRVNKHARNEGEKPLSLKTETGWLFGRDQQTSTGSLHTDIWTGPAVDLAAKGAVVVYPVAGWWKNRPKMDQSEKGVNYSLVVSIEAPEVDVDLWTPVYQQVATVVEV; encoded by the coding sequence ATGACTGAACGAGACCGCCCGCATATCTTCGTGTCGACGCAGCCCGCGTCCGAGCCTTTCACGCCCAACAGTACCCCGGTAACGAGCGGCGGCGGTGGCTTCAGCGGTAGCCGAAAGGAGCACGGGAAACAACTCAATGAAGAGTTCGAGGCGGCCTGGAAGCTTCCCATAGACGAACCGGAGACTACAGGTACGTACCTCACCTTCGCGTCCTTCCCTGGCCTCGACTTGATGTTCGAGAGTCTGGAGTCACGCCGCCTCGGCTCTCAACCAGAGCTTGTGGCCGTCCAGAGGGAGGAAACTCGTCACGGCACCGTCGTGAACGCGACGGTTTTCATCCCTGATGGGCAGAAGGAGTTCTTCCTCAAGAAGCTTGAACGGTACGTCGAGACGACTGAAGCCGTGGGCGGGAAACCGAAGAATGCAACGCTGATCGAGGGCATCGCGTCTATTCGCCGTGCGACGATACACGAGTTGTGGACCGACTCTGCAGATGAGTTTCCCGCCGATCCAACTCGGTCCTGTTGGTGGGAGGTCTGGCTCCGCGCCGTTGACGGCAAGGAACACGCTCGGTTAGCGGATTACGCCCGGCAGCATCATCTCCCGATGAGTGACCATTACCTCGGATTTGGCGACCGAACCGTCGTCCTCCTGCGCGCCACCAGTGAACAACTCGCAATGACCTTCCGCAGCATCGATGACATTGCCGAGTTGCGACGCCCCCACGAACTAGCCTCGTTCCTTCCGGAGCTGTCTGCGGTCGAGCAGAGTGAATGGGTGAGTGAGCTGCAATCCCGTGTAGACCACGCGCGCGACGACGCTCCGGTCGTATGCATCCTCGACCGCGGCGTGCAAGCCGGGCACCCGCTACTGGAAGAGTCGCTGGTAGCCGCTGACCTGCATGCGGTTGAGCCGAGTTGGCGCAAAGACGTTGCGATCCATGGACACGGCACCGAGATGGCCGGCCTCGCGCTCTATGGAGACATGCAGGCTGCCATCACTACCCAACAGCGCGTTCAACTTAAACATCGGCTCGAATCTGTGAAGCTCCTCCCCGACACCGGTGGCAACGATCCCGACGTATACGGAGCCGTCACTGCCCGAGCGGTCGATCAACCAGAGATTTCAGCTCGGAATCGCACCCGAGTTTTCATGCTGGCCATCACTGCACCAGCAGCGGCGCCGCACCCGGGGCACCGGGTAGAGGACCGACCGAAGCAGGAGTCGGGTCGACCAACCGCATGGTCAGCCACACTGGACGCTCTGATCTTTGGCCGGGCCATCGACGACAGCGTCCCTAAACTTTCCTACCTGGATCGAAACGAGGCTCCGACGCCCCGACTATTCGTTGTTTCAGCGGGAAACATTCGCGACGTTCGAGCGGAGGACGATCACCTCGACCGAAGCGATGCAGAGAGCGTCGAAGACCCCGCGCAAGCATGGAACGCACTCGTAGTTGGAGCCTACGCCGAGCACGACGCAATGGATCATGCTCCAGACATTTTTACAGGGTACGTGCCGATCGCAGCCCGGGGTGAACTATCACCAACCAGCCGCACCTCGGTGTCCTTCGACCAGAAGAGATGGCCGTTCAAGCCGGATGTCGTTGCACCAGGTGGTAACCTCGCTGTCACTCCGGATGGCACCGGAGTTGATACTCCTGAGAACCTCGCGATCCTGACCACTCGCCTGCAACGCCCGGGCGAGGGTTACTTCACGACGACGCGAGACACCTCGGCCGCAACAGCTCATGTTGCATCGATCGCGGCCGACATCCGCGCGGCTTACCCTCACCTAAGGCCCGAGACAATTCGCGCACTTGTTGTCCACTCCGCCCAGTGGACACCTCAGATGCGGGCGCGCATCGACGCCGCGACCAATAAGGGCGCCGCAGTCAACCTGCTCCGCCGCTATGGCATGGGGGTACCTGACCTGGAACGTGCCACTCGCAGCGCGACCAACGCGCTGACACTGGTCGACGAGGCTGTGATCCACCCCTATGAGCGCGAGGGCAACTCCAGCAGTGGCAAAGCTCGCGAAATGAACCTGCACCACTTACCCTGGCCCATCGACGCTTTGTCCGCGCTCGGAGAGACCGAGGTCCGACTACGCGTCACGCTTTCGTACTTTGTGGAACCGAACCCATCAAGGCGCGGGTGGACGGGCCGATATGTGTATCCGTCCCACGGGCTGCGTTTCGCAATGAAGCGCCCTGAAGACAACCTTGTCGCGTTCCGCCAACGCGTCAACAAACACGCCCGGAACGAAGGTGAGAAGCCGCTGAGCCTCAAAACCGAGACCGGTTGGCTGTTCGGTCGCGACCAGCAAACCTCCACGGGCTCACTGCACACCGATATCTGGACGGGGCCCGCGGTCGACCTCGCTGCGAAAGGGGCGGTTGTTGTCTACCCCGTCGCGGGGTGGTGGAAAAACCGACCGAAAATGGACCAGAGCGAAAAGGGCGTCAACTACTCACTCGTAGTCAGTATCGAGGCGCCGGAGGTTGATGTTGACCTCTGGACTCCCGTCTATCAACAGGTTGCGACGGTAGTCGAGGTCTGA
- a CDS encoding AAA family ATPase, whose protein sequence is MATNDQLKALVKSHADGDDPQFYAVAMQVAAKAARAGQSKFAQELRDLVNDLRDRTGQRARIAAVVPFSQPRGELGALLNVSYPEARLSDLVLADGLRERVTHVLLEQRQRDALARHGFAPARRLLLTGPPGTGKTSTARVIAGELGLPLFSIRLDTVLTKFMGETAAKLRLVFDALAETRGVYLFDEVDALGGDRAAQNDVGEIRRVLNSFLQFLEEDTSDSVIIAATNHPSLLDNALFRRFDTVMDFALPDDAAVESVIKNRLASFQISNLSWTRIIPAARGLSHAEIATAAENAAKRTILSDRTRVRTGDVVIALEERPRIRRRADGTV, encoded by the coding sequence ATGGCGACCAACGATCAGCTCAAGGCACTCGTTAAGAGTCACGCCGACGGCGACGATCCCCAGTTCTACGCCGTTGCCATGCAAGTTGCGGCTAAAGCCGCTCGTGCCGGGCAGTCGAAGTTTGCTCAAGAGCTTCGCGATCTCGTGAACGACCTCCGTGATCGAACTGGACAGCGAGCGCGCATTGCCGCTGTGGTTCCGTTCTCTCAGCCGAGGGGAGAACTCGGGGCGCTGCTAAACGTTTCGTACCCTGAGGCCAGGCTGAGCGATCTCGTGCTCGCGGACGGTCTCCGAGAGCGGGTAACGCATGTGCTGCTGGAACAAAGACAGCGCGATGCGCTTGCTCGTCACGGCTTTGCTCCTGCCCGCCGTCTTCTTCTTACGGGACCGCCGGGCACCGGGAAAACTTCCACTGCGCGTGTGATCGCGGGTGAGCTCGGGCTTCCACTTTTCTCGATCAGACTCGACACGGTTTTGACCAAGTTCATGGGCGAGACGGCGGCGAAGCTGCGTCTTGTGTTCGACGCACTGGCCGAGACCCGAGGTGTATATCTTTTTGATGAGGTCGATGCACTCGGCGGCGACCGAGCTGCCCAGAACGATGTGGGCGAGATTCGCCGAGTACTCAACTCGTTCTTGCAGTTCCTCGAAGAAGACACCTCAGACAGTGTGATCATCGCGGCCACCAACCACCCGAGCCTGTTGGACAACGCACTGTTCCGCCGATTTGACACCGTGATGGACTTCGCGCTTCCAGATGATGCCGCAGTCGAGTCGGTCATCAAGAACCGGCTCGCCTCGTTCCAAATCTCCAATTTGAGCTGGACTCGCATCATCCCTGCGGCTCGCGGTCTGAGTCATGCTGAAATCGCGACTGCCGCTGAGAACGCAGCGAAGCGAACCATTCTGAGCGATCGCACCCGGGTGCGGACCGGTGATGTTGTCATTGCTTTGGAAGAACGGCCTCGCATACGCCGTCGAGCTGACGGGACCGTCTAA